The DNA window ATTATAAGAACGGtaaccaaaattttaaacatgGTAATCATATAATTAGTGATGATTTTTGTGCTTCCAAAGTGTAGAATTTTAAACATGGTAATCATATAAATAGTGATGGTTTTTTCTTCCAAAACGAAGtagaatgaatataaataaataaaaaatagaaaaattcttcaataatttaatgctctaaattatgataaaaaaaatcttgaaataaaaggcatttaaccatttaaaagaTAGAgttataacaataaatataatttcagttGGATACAAGTCTATAAAATTAATTGGGTTTAAATCATAAGTAATATTAGAAGAATTTGTGAAAATTAACTGGATTAAGTTGTAATGGAGggcatataattttaaatttatgctagtttctaataattaaataataataataaaatatgagatttgaagttaaacttgtaaaatatatattattatgttacttagattagtaattttttttcttacaaaatgATTTTTAGTTTTGTAAAAAATGTTACTAAAATCAGATTAAATcattttggaaaaattaaatCTATTTCATTTGTatggaaaataatttaataaataaaaaatatatattactaatttaattatcgaatttgatcaaattaaatattttaattatgaaattttaaaatattaataggcaaaactctttattcttaattaaattagtaatataaatattttatttatttatttataaatatcacgtatataataaattaataacgtttaaaattattaagacaaAATCtcgttttataattttaacgaTAAGATTTGAAAGAAGAAGTTCAAAATTCTAATGTGCCCgataaaaacccaaatttaacCATTCGGgtcttaaattatattaaataaatttttattattgaaaataaattatggattttacatgttataaataaatgacaaaATGTAAACTCTATATTTTTGAtgctatattaaaataacataatttaagaaaattctTTTGAGAATAGATCCTCTGCACGTATAAATAAATGGTTGGAGTAATTGCAAGATCAGCGAGATTTCGCTTCTCCTTTTCCTTCTCTTTCTCCTTGACTCCTTAAGTCGTCTTAACAGTGAACTCCCATGGCTACTTGTTGAAATTTCCATACTTCTCTCTCACACTCTCTATCTCTTAATCTTACTTGTTTCTCTTTCTCTGAAGAGCATTCAGAGTTTTTCAGGCCGAAGAAGAATTTTGCATACCCATTTCTATGTTCAGGTACGGATCCTCTTTTGCTTATTAGCTCAGGGTttgattcattcattcataccTTGGCCATTTAAGACAATATAAGACTTGGGTTTTTGCTCTTTCAGTATCAATTCCCTATGACTTAATAATAGTTTCTCTGATGCAAAGTGATTGTGAGTGAATCTCTTCATTGCTTCCTGAAATAGTTCGTTCATTAGTCAAATAAAACATGAGAATCAATTTATGAAGATTACCCAGATGCCATTAACATTAAATTCATTACAACTTCAGTCAAGTTCTTCCATTTTTAGATGTCTAAAAGTTCATATGTTGTTTTTTACCATCTTGTATTAAGTTTTCTGTTGGGATATATGTTATGAGGATTTCATATCTTTGGTACAGGAAAAAGGTTCCATTTGGAGAGAAACATCAAGAACTTCTAGGTTTCAAAAACTAATAGTGACATGCTGCCATCCATGGTGAAGTGGTTGTGGATTCCTTTATTACTTTTACTACAAAGTAACAGAGGAACTGAAGGACTTTCAGATTATTTGATTGGTCTCGGAAGCTATGACATCACAGGACCTGCAGCTGATGTGAACATGATGGGTTATGCTAATACAGACCAGGCCGCTTCTGGTGTGCACTTCAGGTTGCGATCTCGGGCATTTATCGTGGCAGAGCCCAAGGGAAGTCGGGTACTCTTTGTGAATCTTGACGCGTGCATGGGTTCTCAACTTGTTACGATGAAAGTGCTCGAGAGATTGAATGCCAGGTGAAGTTTCTACTTTTCCATGTACCTCATTGCAGGAAAATGCACATACTACTGATAATTTTGCTTCATTTTTGTTAGATATGGCAACCTCTATACGGAAAACAATGTAGCTATCAGTGGTATTCACACCCATGCTGGTCCTGGTGGTTATTTGCAATATGTTGTTTACATAGTCACATCACTTGGATTTGTTAGACAGTCATTTGATGCCCTTGTTGATGGCATTGAGCAAAGCATCATTCAAGCTCATAATAATCTTCAGCCTGGATCAATTTTTATCAACAAAGGTAATAATAAGGTCTTTGTTTTTTTCTTGCATATCATGAAACATATATGCATAAAGATATCTGAGGATCATGACATGAAAATGTTAGATGAgatgtttatttgaattaagacAATCGCTAATAAAGTAAATTAATCCATTATGGTAGCTCAAGTGGTAAGAATCGTGCCTAAAAGGTACGAATGATAGTAAAAACTCAAAAATCAGTTTAGGTAccaaatacttaaaatttatattttttatttgttttattcaacatttattattcatatactTGACTCATTTGTCACTTCAAATTCAGTATTTAGCATTATGCACTTAATGTTCAGTTTTATCAAATGTATCTCAATTTCATGATGAATTCAACATGTTTTATCAGCCATTCTTTTGTACATGGTGTGTAGATAGATTATATTGTAGTTTCAGGATTCTGTTAGTCAATGAAATATAAGGTTCTTTGAGCTAAATCCATTGCCATCTCACCTTAGTTTTTTGAAGTGCTTCCATCCAGTAGAAATAGCTTTGAACTGTCAGTGTGAGTAAGGATTGATATATGTTGTTAAGTTAAAATCACATTTTCTTGGAAGATCTGACATATTTTtgaatttcttataaatttcCAGGGGAGCTTTTAGATGCTGGTGTGAACCGGAGTCCTAGTGCTTATCTGAATAATCCTGTAAAAGAACGTAACAAGTACAAGTACGATGTTGATAAAGAAATGACCCTCCTCAAGTTTGTGGATGATGAATGGGGACCAATAGGGAGCTTCAATTGGTTTGCAACTCATGGGACATCTATGAGTCGTACTAACTCATTGATAAGTGGGGATAACAAAGGAGCAGCTTCGCGGTTTATGGAAGACTGGTTTAACAACAAGAAAGGTGTTGACAATTCTTTCTCTGACAAACTTAATGCAGAGTCAGCACACCGCAGGGTCTCAGATATCACTCCAGCTGTTAGTGAAAATCGTGAATTGCTTGAGATTGCTTCTATGATCAAACCAACTTCTGGGAAACAAGTTACGAGGTTACTTAGTGTTGCAAGACGTGTTAGAAGTGCATTGAGACAGGCTGAGAAGCCTACCTTTGTTTCAGCCTTTTGTCAGTCAAACTGTGGTGATGTTAGCCCAAATGTGTTTGGTGCGTTTTGCATAGACACCGGTTTTCCTTGCGACTTCAACCATAGTACTTGTGATGGAAAGAACGAGTTATGCTATGGTAGAGGACCAGGGTAAATGTTGTTGTTTGTGTTGCTCTTCTTACATATTAAAATACCCTTAtctcaaaaaaagaaaaagaaacaaaatggATGTAGTATTACTTCATTTCCTCCTCTCATGTTGTAGATACCCTGATGAATTTGAGAGCACGCGTATCATTGGCGAGAGACAATTCAAAAAAGCTGCCTCAATCTTCAACAGTGCCTCTGAACAGTTAAGGGGTAAGATTGATTACAGGCATGCCTACATAGACTTCTCCAAGCTTAATGTAACTATCTCCAAGAAGGAGGGAGTAAACGATGTAGTTCGAACATGTCCTGCTGCAATGGGGTTTGGGTTTGCAGCAGGAACTACTGATGGACCGGGGGCATTTGACTTTAGACAAGGGGATGACAAAGTAGGTAACCTAATTTGAATCCTTCAATTTAAAGTTTACTAGTTTTTCATGTTTATTGTTATTATCATCAATTTCAGGGGAATCCATTTTGGAGGTTGATCCGTAATTTACTAAAGAAACCAGGAAAGGAACAAGTTGAATGTCAATCTCCTAAACCTATTCTTCTTGATATCGGTGAAATGAGGATTCCTTATGATTGGGCGGTAAAGATTATAAACTACTATCCCATTATCCATCACTTCTTTCTATCAATAACTCAAATATTCAACTAAAATATcatcatttgtatatataaCATCTACCTTCTGCAGCCATCAATCCTTCCCATTCAGATCATACGGATTGGTCAGTTTCTCATTCTTTGTGTACCTGGAGGTGTGTGCTGCTTTCCTTTCCTTTAACAATTGAAgtgtaattaatttgtaaagaAAAAGTGTTTGTTCTAGTTACCCTTTTGCCATTTGTTTGTGGCAGAGTTCACAACAATGGCAGGGAGGCGTCTCCGTGAAGCTGTAAAGACAGTTCTTATAAACCAAGGGCACGGAGAGTTTGACAGTAGCACGCATATTGTCATAGCTGGTTTAACAAACACTTATTCTCAATACGTCACAACGTTTGAGGAGTACCAGGTCCAGAGATACGAGGTCAGTAACTACATTATCAACTTTTCTTTTTTTGCtttgtttggtataaaataaCACATTAGTTGAGGTGGGTAATTTGTGATTATATCGATTAGATAATTCATTATCCAATCAACCATAGcttcttttaaaatatcaatcaaaatactaaaaacccttcattttttcttttaaactcAATTTCATTATATTAGTTAGGTCATTTAAAGGTGAGGGTAAAAACTGGTTATTTCAAAGGATTAATGGAACAACAAGCCCTACAATATGTGGTTTTCCCTTAAACCTTAAATGACTTACACGAATTTGCTGGTTTTCATCATGTAAGGGGGCATCGACGCTTTATGGTGCGCATACCCTGAGCGCGTACATCCAAGAGTTCGAGAAACTAGCAGTGGCTCTAATAAGTGGCCAAGCAGTGATAGCAGGCCCACAACCACCAGACCTACTGAACAAGCAAATAAGCTTGCTAACCCCTGTCCTGGTGGATGGAACTCCTTCAGGGGTGAATTTCGGAGATGTGAGCGAAGATGTACCTTTCAACTCAACCTTCAGGAGAGGAGACAAGGTGACAGTAGTTTTCTGGTCAGGAAGCCCAAGAAACGATCTCATGACAGAAGGAACATTCGCCCTTGTGGAGCATCTCCAAGGAAAGGATACATGGGTCCCAGCTTATGATGACGACGATTTCTGTCTGCGGTTTAAGTGGTCCAGGCCTTTCAGACTCAGTTCAAGGAGCCACGCCACAATAGAATGGAGGATACCTGAATCAGCTGTTTCAGGTGTTTACAGAATCTCCCATTTTGGTGCTGCCAAGGCTCTTTTCGGGGCTGTCAAGCATTTCACTGGTTCATCCAGTGCTTTTGTTGTTGTGTAGACAAATAAAACTTCAAACttgtttgtatttaatatatatatatatatgtctatcaTTGATGATTTTCAGGCTGATTGAATGAAGCCTTCTTGTATTGTAATTGTGTACCACTGCCAATCAACTTATGGATCTTTTTCAACAGCTTAATTTAGCTGTTCTTCCTCTTCATAACGTAGCATGGGGATCActtaaaaagaaatgaaattttgatttcataatcACTTCATTTAAATTTgacaattattatttaaattaatttaaaagaaatggTTTAATTCAGTAACCAATTCTCTTATGGTTAGGCTGTGACAATTATTCAGCTTAGGCTGTTCTTCCTCTTCTATGGTTGCTTCCCATTCCACCTTCCTATCTTCTATCCTACTCATCTTCTCCTTATACCAAAATCTTTTGCTTAAGCTATTCAAACATTCCTTCTCTATCAATTATACTACTAAATTTTTTGGTCGGTATAGACAGTAATCTTGTCGGTTTAATCTATATCGACTAGATATATCTTGATTGGAAATGGTCGATAAAAGTATGATGGCTATTGCCTAAATTGTCGATATTCGTTAGAATTTTTAGATGAGAATTGATCAATACATAGTGGTTTTCTCGGTGAATATTGACCAATACCCATACATAAACACGACATCACTCGCACGTGCAGAAGAGTTTGATCCCCCCAACAAAactgaaaaatatgttaaaatttgaGTACAAATAATGCCGGTTACAAAATTCAATGTTAAATTCACTTTATGTATTATTCTTAACATTTCAATGTaattttttagtttcatataaaAATTCGGCAttttttaaggaattaaaagaaaattagcaTGATACCCCATAGTCATGGTTTCTCACTTAAATTCAAAACGTTTCCAGatggaatcgaacccgtgacattttgatctcttaagtcgactcttaccactggaCTACCTTGGTGAAGTAAAATGTGGCCACAAGTGAGTTAAGCACAtagtccgcaaacacacttaaccatttaactagacaCAGAATTTGCGACATGATC is part of the Impatiens glandulifera chromosome 1, dImpGla2.1, whole genome shotgun sequence genome and encodes:
- the LOC124915876 gene encoding neutral ceramidase 1-like, with amino-acid sequence MLPSMVKWLWIPLLLLLQSNRGTEGLSDYLIGLGSYDITGPAADVNMMGYANTDQAASGVHFRLRSRAFIVAEPKGSRVLFVNLDACMGSQLVTMKVLERLNARYGNLYTENNVAISGIHTHAGPGGYLQYVVYIVTSLGFVRQSFDALVDGIEQSIIQAHNNLQPGSIFINKGELLDAGVNRSPSAYLNNPVKERNKYKYDVDKEMTLLKFVDDEWGPIGSFNWFATHGTSMSRTNSLISGDNKGAASRFMEDWFNNKKGVDNSFSDKLNAESAHRRVSDITPAVSENRELLEIASMIKPTSGKQVTRLLSVARRVRSALRQAEKPTFVSAFCQSNCGDVSPNVFGAFCIDTGFPCDFNHSTCDGKNELCYGRGPGYPDEFESTRIIGERQFKKAASIFNSASEQLRGKIDYRHAYIDFSKLNVTISKKEGVNDVVRTCPAAMGFGFAAGTTDGPGAFDFRQGDDKGNPFWRLIRNLLKKPGKEQVECQSPKPILLDIGEMRIPYDWAPSILPIQIIRIGQFLILCVPGEFTTMAGRRLREAVKTVLINQGHGEFDSSTHIVIAGLTNTYSQYVTTFEEYQVQRYEGASTLYGAHTLSAYIQEFEKLAVALISGQAVIAGPQPPDLLNKQISLLTPVLVDGTPSGVNFGDVSEDVPFNSTFRRGDKVTVVFWSGSPRNDLMTEGTFALVEHLQGKDTWVPAYDDDDFCLRFKWSRPFRLSSRSHATIEWRIPESAVSGVYRISHFGAAKALFGAVKHFTGSSSAFVVV